Part of the Streptomyces sp. NBC_01460 genome, CAGGACGGGTTGACGCCGCGCTCGATGGCCTGGAGCAGGTCCGTCTGGTGCGAGTTGGCGTCCTTGCCGACCTGTTCGGCGGCCTGCTCGGCGGAGAGGGAGCGCACGCCCTGGTTGGTCTTGAAGTGGTACTTGACGAAGAAGGCGTCGCCCTCCACGTTCGTCCACTGGTAGGTGTGCGAGCCGAAGCCGTTCATGTGACGGTACGAGGCGGGGATCCCGCGGTCACCCATCAGCCAGGTGATCTGGTGGGTCGACTCGGGGGAGTTCGCCCAGAAGTCCCAGACGTTGTCCGGCTCCTGACGGCCCGTGAAGGGGTCCCGCTTCTGGGAGTGGATGAAGTCGGGGAACTTGACCGGGTCCTTGATGAAGAAGACCGGGGTGTTGTTGCCGACGAGGTCGTAGTTGCCCTGGTCCGTGTAGAACTTCAGGGCGAAGCCGCGGGGGTCGCGTACGGCGTCGGCACCGCCCAGCGAGTCGGCGACCGTCGAGAACCGGATGAACGTCTCGGTGCGGCGGCCCACCTCGGAGAGGAAGTCGGCGTGGGTGAAGCCGGTGACGTCGTCCGTCACCTCGAAGTAGCCGTACGCGCCGGATCCGCGGGCGTGGACGACGCGCTCCGGGATGCGCTCACGGTTGAAGCGGGCGAGCTTCTCGAGCAGGTGCTGGTCCTGGATGAGGAGCGGACCGCCGGCGCCGGCTGAGGCGGAGTTCTGGTTGTCGGCGACGGGGGCGCCTGACTCGGTCGTGAGCACACGCTGGGACATGGGGGCCTTCCGTACGGGGCTGCTGACGGCCTCAGGAGCGTAGATTCGCCAGGATCGCCACGTCAACAGTTTGTTGAAATTGGAGGTTAGGGTTCCGGGTCGCGGCAGCGCCTGGGCGCGACAGGACAGGTGTCAGCGCCGCCGCGACCCGGAGTTCAGGGGGCCCTGGGAGGGGCCGGATGGTGTCAGACCTGGGAGCCGGAGAGCCGCTCGACCGAGCGCAGCAGCGCGGAGTGGTCGAGGCCGCCGTCGCCCTGGGCGCGCAGGGAGGCCACGAGCTGGGCCACGACCCCGCCGACGGGCAGCGCGGCGCCGACGTTGCGGGCGGCGTCGGTGACGATGCCCATGTCCTTGTGGTGCAGGTCGATCCGGAAGCCCGGGGCGAAGTCCCGCTTGAGGAAGTTGTCCTTCTTGCGGGTGAGGACCGTCGAACCGGCGAGCCCGCCGTTCAGCACGTCGAGCGCGGCGGCCAGGTCGACCCCGGACTTCTCCAGGAAGACGACGGCCTCGGCGCAGGCCTGGATGTTGACCGCGACGATCAGCTGGTTGGCCGCCTTCACCGTCTGGCCGGAGCCGTGCGGCCCGCACAGCACGATCGTCTTGCCGAGTGCGTCGAGCAGCGGCTTCGCGGCGTCGAAGTCGGTCTGCTCGCCGCCGACCATGATGGACAGGACGGCCTCGATCGCGCCGGCCTCACCGCCGGAGACGGGGGCGTCCAGGACGCGGATGCCCTTGTCCTTCGCGTTCGATGCCAGGTCCACGGAGGTCTGCGGAGTGATCGAGGACATGTCGATCAGCAGCGCGCCCTGCCGGGCGTTCTCCAGGATGCCGTCGGGGCCGTACGCGATGGCCTCGACCTGCGGGGACGCCGGGACCATCGTGATGACGACGTCGGCGTCACGGACGGCCTCCGCGATGGAGGCGGCGCCCTTGCCGCCCGCCGCGACGAGCCGGTCGACCTTGTCCTGCTCCAGGGTGTAGCCGGTCACCTGGTAACCGGCCTCGACCAGGTTCTCGGACATGGGCGAGCCCATGATGCCGAGCCCGATCCAGGCGACCTTGGGGAGGTTGGTGCTCATGAGGGTGCCTTCCGGTAAACGTGTGTGCGGGAGGGGGCGGGCCTCAGCGGGCCGGCCGGTGCTCGGCGGGGAGCCAGCCGAACGCCTCGGCGCTCGGGCGGTCGCCCGGCTTGTACTCCAGGCCGACCCAGCCGTCGTACCCGGCCTCGGTCAGCTCGTCGAGGAGCCGCTCCAGCGGGAGTGAGCCGGTGCCGGGTGCGCCGCGCCCCGGGTTGTCGGCGATCTGGACGTGGCCGGTCTTCGCGGCGTACGCCTTGATCACCTGGCTGAGGTCCTCGCCGTTCATCGACAGGTGGTAGAGGTCCAGCAGGAACGTGGCGTTGCCCAGCCCCGTCGCCTCGTTGACACGGTCGACCACCTCGATGCCCGCCGGTGCGCTGACCAGGGGGTAGAGCGGCGACTCCGTGTCGTTGAGCGTCTCGACGAGGAGGGTCGCACCGATCCGGTGGGCCGCGCGGGCGGCCAGGACCAGGTTCTCCAGGGCGAGTTCGTCCTGGACGGCCGGGTCCACCCCCTCGACGCGGTTGCCGTACAGCGCGTTGAGCGCCTTGCAGCCGACCGAGGCCGCGAAGTCCGCCGCCACGTCGATGTTGGCGCGGAAGCGGTCCGACTCCTCGCCGGGGAGCGAGAGCGCGCCCCGGTCGGGGCCGGGGAGCCGGCCCGCGTAGAAGTTCAGCCCCACCAGGTGCGTGCCCGCGTCGTCGAGCGCCTTCTTCAGGGCGTCGAGCTCGGCCTGCGCGGGGGTGGGGGTCTCGATCCACGGCCACCAGAGCTCGACCGCGGTGAAGCCCGCTGCGGCGGCTGCCGCGGGACGCTCCAGGAGCGGGAGTTCGGTGAAGAGGATCGAGAGGTTCACATCGAAGCGCTGGTCCGAGAAACCCATCATGCGCTCCTTCCGTATCGCGGAAGTTAGTTTCTGCTTAACGGAAGATTGCCTGGCGTGTGGTGAGGCTGTCAAGAGGCGAACCGAATTCCGGACACACGGGAGCGGGGTGGAGGCCGTCCCGCCCTCCACCCCGCGACCGCTCATCCGTGCCTGGTCAGACGGCCGGCACCGTGTCCTGGAACGTCGTGCCCGCCGCCCGGTAACCGCTCACCAGAGCCGATACCTGGGCGGGGGAGAGGACC contains:
- a CDS encoding catalase encodes the protein MSQRVLTTESGAPVADNQNSASAGAGGPLLIQDQHLLEKLARFNRERIPERVVHARGSGAYGYFEVTDDVTGFTHADFLSEVGRRTETFIRFSTVADSLGGADAVRDPRGFALKFYTDQGNYDLVGNNTPVFFIKDPVKFPDFIHSQKRDPFTGRQEPDNVWDFWANSPESTHQITWLMGDRGIPASYRHMNGFGSHTYQWTNVEGDAFFVKYHFKTNQGVRSLSAEQAAEQVGKDANSHQTDLLQAIERGVNPSWTLYVQVMPAAEAADYRFNPFDVTKVWPHADYPLQRVGRLVLDRNPDNVFAEVEQAAFSPNNFVPGIGPSPDKMLQGRLFAYADAQRYRLGINHTQLPVNAPRTATVDNYGRDGLHATRYGSRHDKNYEPNSYAGPAQTGAALAAPLPVHGWTGTHEAPAHSKDDDFFQAGELYRLMSADEKDRLVANIAGGLSQVTRDDVIEKNLAHFHAADADYGKRVEEAVRALRED
- a CDS encoding TIM barrel protein, encoding MGFSDQRFDVNLSILFTELPLLERPAAAAAAGFTAVELWWPWIETPTPAQAELDALKKALDDAGTHLVGLNFYAGRLPGPDRGALSLPGEESDRFRANIDVAADFAASVGCKALNALYGNRVEGVDPAVQDELALENLVLAARAAHRIGATLLVETLNDTESPLYPLVSAPAGIEVVDRVNEATGLGNATFLLDLYHLSMNGEDLSQVIKAYAAKTGHVQIADNPGRGAPGTGSLPLERLLDELTEAGYDGWVGLEYKPGDRPSAEAFGWLPAEHRPAR
- a CDS encoding 2-hydroxy-3-oxopropionate reductase, whose product is MSTNLPKVAWIGLGIMGSPMSENLVEAGYQVTGYTLEQDKVDRLVAAGGKGAASIAEAVRDADVVITMVPASPQVEAIAYGPDGILENARQGALLIDMSSITPQTSVDLASNAKDKGIRVLDAPVSGGEAGAIEAVLSIMVGGEQTDFDAAKPLLDALGKTIVLCGPHGSGQTVKAANQLIVAVNIQACAEAVVFLEKSGVDLAAALDVLNGGLAGSTVLTRKKDNFLKRDFAPGFRIDLHHKDMGIVTDAARNVGAALPVGGVVAQLVASLRAQGDGGLDHSALLRSVERLSGSQV